A single region of the Nocardioides aurantiacus genome encodes:
- a CDS encoding anti-sigma factor family protein, producing MNEHERLRTDLGAYVLGQLDEASAARLEQHLDGCATCTAELGELTPVAAALADLRVRPAPAAGDVPPGLADRVVGTVELAARSERRTTWARTAGVAGVAAALALVLSFGVQALRDDPTPTTPSVPTEAVGIRDEAPGVQASAALVNHTWGVEVKLRASGFEDGGRYRVDVLGTGGRRYPAGEFVGTGAREMDCNLNSAVLRDRAAGFEVTDSDGRVVAASTFS from the coding sequence GTGAACGAGCACGAACGACTGCGGACCGACCTGGGCGCCTACGTGCTGGGCCAGCTGGACGAGGCGTCCGCGGCCCGGCTGGAGCAGCACCTCGACGGGTGCGCCACCTGCACCGCCGAGCTGGGGGAGCTGACCCCCGTGGCAGCGGCGCTGGCCGACCTGCGCGTGCGCCCCGCCCCGGCGGCCGGCGACGTGCCGCCCGGCCTGGCCGACCGGGTGGTGGGCACCGTGGAGCTCGCGGCGCGGTCCGAGCGGCGTACGACGTGGGCGCGGACGGCGGGGGTCGCGGGCGTCGCGGCCGCCCTGGCCCTGGTGCTCTCCTTCGGTGTCCAGGCGCTGCGCGACGACCCCACGCCGACCACCCCCTCGGTGCCCACCGAGGCGGTCGGGATCCGCGACGAGGCGCCCGGGGTGCAGGCCTCCGCCGCCCTGGTCAACCACACCTGGGGGGTCGAGGTGAAGCTGCGCGCCAGCGGCTTCGAGGACGGCGGGCGCTACCGCGTCGACGTCCTCGGCACGGGCGGGCGGCGCTACCCGGCCGGCGAGTTCGTCGGCACCGGCGCCCGGGAGATGGACTGCAACCTCAACAGCGCGGTGCTGCGCGACCGGGCCGCCGGCTTCGAGGTCACCGACAGCGACGGCCGGGTGGTCGCCGCCTCGACCTTCAGCTAG
- a CDS encoding histone deacetylase, with protein MSVTPEAPLVWYVSYGSNMAADRLAAYLAGGVPAGGRRANPGARDATPPRRSEPVDLPGALYFAGESPQWGGGVAFYDHDATDRGPTAARAYLVTAAQFADVAAQEMHRVPAEGDPVEQVLLDGFEGRHEVGPGRYETLLEVGRLEGLPLLVFTSPHGIDAVPHTQPAPHYLAMLATGLRESRGWDEARFAAYVDRVRGTVPPS; from the coding sequence ATGTCCGTCACTCCCGAAGCACCCCTGGTCTGGTACGTCAGCTACGGCTCCAACATGGCCGCCGACCGCCTCGCGGCCTACCTGGCCGGCGGCGTCCCGGCCGGGGGTCGCCGCGCCAACCCCGGCGCCCGCGACGCCACCCCGCCACGACGGAGCGAGCCGGTCGACCTCCCGGGCGCGCTCTACTTCGCGGGCGAGTCGCCGCAGTGGGGCGGGGGAGTGGCGTTCTACGACCACGACGCGACCGACCGCGGCCCGACCGCCGCGCGCGCCTACCTCGTGACCGCCGCGCAGTTCGCCGACGTGGCGGCGCAGGAGATGCATCGCGTGCCCGCCGAGGGGGATCCCGTCGAGCAGGTGCTCCTCGACGGCTTCGAGGGCCGCCACGAGGTCGGGCCCGGGCGCTACGAGACGTTGCTCGAGGTGGGGCGGCTCGAGGGGCTGCCGCTGCTGGTCTTCACCTCGCCGCACGGCATCGACGCGGTGCCGCACACGCAGCCGGCGCCGCACTACCTCGCGATGCTCGCCACCGGGCTGCGGGAGTCGCGCGGCTGGGACGAGGCGCGCTTCGCGGCGTACGTCGACCGCGTCCGCGGCACCGTGCCGCCTAGCTGA
- a CDS encoding YdeI/OmpD-associated family protein — translation MAVRDGEQLHVERAEQWRDWLAVHHDRGTGVWVVWWKRSTGRPAPSYDDLVLEALAQGWIDATSKGLDDERTMMWFTRRRPGSGWSRPNKQRLSRLHDEGRMRPAGQAVVDAAVADGSWTLLDDVEDLVVPDDLAAALDHRSARATWDALGRSARRAALVHLVGAKRPATRARRVTEVADRTAAGERPAG, via the coding sequence ATGGCGGTCCGGGACGGGGAGCAGCTCCACGTCGAGCGCGCGGAGCAGTGGCGCGACTGGCTCGCCGTCCACCACGACCGCGGCACCGGCGTGTGGGTGGTGTGGTGGAAGCGGTCGACGGGTCGCCCTGCCCCGTCGTACGACGACCTGGTGCTCGAGGCCCTCGCGCAGGGCTGGATCGACGCCACCTCCAAGGGCCTCGACGACGAGCGCACGATGATGTGGTTCACGCGTCGACGTCCGGGCAGCGGCTGGTCGCGGCCCAACAAGCAGCGCCTCTCCCGGTTGCACGACGAGGGCCGGATGCGCCCGGCCGGGCAGGCGGTGGTCGACGCCGCGGTCGCCGACGGCTCCTGGACGCTGCTCGACGACGTGGAGGACCTCGTCGTGCCCGACGACCTGGCCGCGGCCCTCGACCACCGCAGCGCCCGTGCGACGTGGGACGCGCTCGGTCGCTCGGCCCGCCGCGCCGCGCTGGTGCACCTCGTCGGCGCCAAGCGGCCCGCGACCCGTGCCCGCCGCGTCACCGAGGTCGCCGACCGGACCGCGGCGGGCGAGCGCCCGGCGGGGTGA
- a CDS encoding MFS transporter: MSAPTTGATSPQTEKPGPGIVKVVFASLIGTAVEWYDFFLYGSAAALVFGVLFFPEGDEVTGTLLAFGTYALGFVARPLGGVVFGHFGDRVGRKKMLVTSLLMMGIATFAIGLLPTYATIGIAAPILLLVCRLVQGFAVGGEWGGAVLMAAEHGKDSQRGFWSSWPQAGVALGNLLATGVLFVLAAFQSDAAFEAWGWRIPFLLSAVLVLIGLWVRLSIEESPVFKEAHAEIVEKKQEANHIPILEVFKNYPREVFSAMGMRLAENTSYYIFTIIVITFVTTYDGQERGPILQALLIGSVVHFVWIPIVGAVSDVVGRKPLYLAGAVGVAVWTLFFFFPLVESGTQGNLIIAVVVGLMLHGLMYAPQAAFFSELFGTSVRYTGASVGYQLASILAGAIAPIVALKLLGSVEESNTFAVGLYITVTSVLTIIAVLAAKETRNTSLRHDRVVRGAHD; this comes from the coding sequence ATGTCAGCACCCACCACCGGGGCCACCAGCCCCCAGACCGAGAAGCCCGGACCGGGCATCGTCAAGGTCGTCTTCGCCAGCCTGATCGGCACCGCCGTCGAGTGGTACGACTTCTTCCTCTACGGCTCCGCCGCGGCTCTCGTCTTCGGGGTGCTGTTCTTCCCCGAGGGCGACGAGGTCACCGGCACCCTGCTCGCGTTCGGCACCTACGCCCTGGGCTTCGTCGCCCGACCGCTCGGCGGCGTCGTGTTCGGCCACTTCGGCGACCGGGTCGGCCGCAAGAAGATGCTCGTCACCTCGCTGCTGATGATGGGCATCGCGACCTTCGCGATCGGCCTGCTGCCGACGTACGCCACCATCGGCATCGCGGCGCCGATCCTGCTGCTGGTCTGCCGGCTGGTGCAGGGCTTCGCCGTCGGCGGCGAGTGGGGCGGCGCGGTCCTGATGGCGGCCGAGCACGGCAAGGACAGCCAGCGCGGCTTCTGGTCGTCGTGGCCGCAGGCCGGCGTGGCGCTGGGCAACCTGCTCGCCACCGGCGTGCTATTCGTGCTCGCGGCCTTCCAGAGCGACGCCGCCTTCGAGGCGTGGGGCTGGCGGATCCCGTTCCTGCTCTCCGCCGTGCTCGTGCTGATCGGCCTGTGGGTGCGCCTGTCGATCGAGGAGTCCCCGGTCTTCAAGGAGGCCCACGCCGAGATCGTGGAGAAGAAGCAGGAGGCCAACCACATCCCGATCCTGGAGGTCTTCAAGAACTACCCCCGCGAGGTCTTCTCCGCGATGGGCATGCGCCTGGCCGAGAACACCAGCTACTACATCTTCACGATCATCGTCATCACCTTCGTCACGACGTACGACGGACAGGAGCGTGGCCCGATCCTGCAGGCGCTGCTGATCGGCTCGGTCGTGCACTTCGTGTGGATCCCGATCGTCGGCGCGGTGTCCGACGTGGTCGGCCGCAAGCCGCTCTACCTGGCCGGTGCCGTCGGCGTCGCCGTGTGGACGCTGTTCTTCTTCTTCCCGCTGGTCGAGAGCGGCACCCAGGGCAACCTGATCATCGCCGTGGTCGTCGGCCTGATGCTGCACGGGCTGATGTACGCCCCGCAGGCGGCGTTCTTCTCCGAGCTGTTCGGCACCTCGGTGCGCTACACCGGCGCCTCGGTGGGCTACCAGCTCGCCTCGATCCTGGCCGGCGCCATCGCCCCGATCGTGGCGCTGAAGCTGCTCGGCTCGGTCGAGGAGTCCAACACCTTCGCGGTCGGCCTCTACATCACCGTCACCTCCGTGCTGACGATCATTGCCGTGCTGGCCGCCAAGGAGACCCGCAACACCTCGCTGCGCCACGACCGCGTGGTGCGGGGTGCGCACGACTGA
- a CDS encoding 3-hydroxybutyrate dehydrogenase, with product MTSLTPGAPELAGRTALVTGAGSGIGRAVAETLADRGATVLALDVDGDRATEAARAVGGEALVADLSDPAAIDALGLGSRGIDVLVNNAGIQHVAPVEEFDPDRFALIHRIMLQAPFLLARAVLPGMYAAGWGRLVHVSSVHGHRASAYKSAYVSAKHGLEGLSKVLALEGAAKGVTSNTVCPGYVRTPLVEGQIADQARSHGIPEDEVLDTVLLARTPVKRLVEPDEVARTVAYLCGPGSQSVNGSSFLMDGGWTAQ from the coding sequence ATGACCTCCCTCACACCCGGTGCGCCCGAGCTCGCCGGCCGGACCGCCCTCGTCACCGGCGCGGGCAGCGGCATCGGCCGCGCCGTGGCCGAGACCCTGGCCGACCGGGGCGCCACCGTGCTCGCGCTCGACGTCGACGGCGACCGGGCCACCGAGGCCGCCCGGGCCGTCGGCGGCGAGGCCCTCGTGGCCGACCTGTCCGACCCGGCCGCGATCGACGCGCTCGGGCTCGGCTCGCGCGGCATCGACGTGCTCGTCAACAACGCCGGCATCCAGCACGTCGCCCCCGTCGAGGAGTTCGACCCCGACCGGTTCGCGCTGATCCACCGGATCATGCTGCAGGCGCCGTTCCTGCTCGCCCGCGCCGTCCTGCCCGGGATGTACGCCGCGGGGTGGGGTCGGCTGGTCCACGTCTCCTCGGTGCACGGCCACCGTGCCTCGGCGTACAAGTCGGCCTACGTCAGCGCCAAGCACGGGCTCGAGGGCCTGTCCAAGGTCCTCGCCCTCGAGGGCGCCGCGAAGGGCGTCACCAGCAACACCGTCTGCCCCGGCTACGTGCGCACCCCGCTCGTGGAGGGCCAGATCGCGGACCAGGCGCGCAGCCACGGCATCCCCGAGGACGAGGTCCTCGACACCGTCCTGCTCGCCCGTACGCCGGTGAAGCGGCTCGTCGAGCCCGACGAGGTCGCCCGCACCGTCGCCTACCTCTGCGGCCCCGGCTCGCAGTCGGTCAACGGCTCCTCCTTCCTCATGGACGGCGGCTGGACCGCGCAGTAG
- a CDS encoding helix-turn-helix domain-containing protein, producing the protein MDVAGDILEQLLAGAGREELEATLARAEREVEPRELARVRDLAARVRDQMERQRSREAELSGLYETARDLTAIRDLDEILAAIVRRARQLLGADMTYLSLNDEADGASYMKVTDGALTPEFRTLRLPFGTGLLGLVAQAGAPYFTEDYQADERFVHREYIDTAVDGEQIRAILGVPLEVEGTVIGALLAVHRRVRPFPADEVTLLTSFAAHAAVALENARLFQQARDAAAAADAASAELRARAAATERAAHAHDLLTDVLLHRGGVVEVGQVLAEVLGGHVEAYDEDDRQLAGQPAAPPDGLADAVARARTSGRCTRTDAGVWVAAATAGDEHLATLVLRTDGPMGLPERRTLERAALVTAMVLLFGRSEAEAESRVRGELVADLLAARSQDPERLRVRARQQGADVDGDLAVAVARHASERAGQRVVGSLARELRGLGTVHEGQVVLVARAEPVALGEQLRDRLGGATVGVSHVEGGLTGVAAAWREARRTLGVLYRLGRTGEVGDPAALGLARLLLGDNGPAEVEEFVDRTIGPLLRYDAERDTRLVETLAVWLDASGGLRDTAERLHVHPNTVTQRLDRVGRLLGPDWRQGARRLDVHLAVQTHRLRDLM; encoded by the coding sequence GTGGACGTGGCCGGCGACATCCTGGAGCAGCTGCTCGCCGGCGCCGGCCGCGAGGAGCTCGAGGCCACCCTCGCCCGCGCCGAGCGGGAGGTCGAGCCGCGCGAGCTGGCGCGGGTGCGCGACCTCGCCGCCCGGGTGCGGGACCAGATGGAGCGCCAGCGCAGCCGTGAGGCGGAGCTGTCGGGTCTCTACGAGACCGCCCGCGACCTCACCGCGATCCGGGACCTCGACGAGATCCTGGCCGCGATCGTGCGACGGGCGCGCCAGCTGCTGGGCGCCGACATGACCTACCTCTCGCTCAACGACGAGGCCGACGGGGCGTCGTACATGAAGGTGACCGACGGGGCGCTCACCCCCGAGTTCCGCACGCTGCGGCTGCCGTTCGGCACCGGGCTGCTCGGGCTGGTGGCGCAGGCGGGGGCGCCGTACTTCACCGAGGACTACCAGGCCGACGAGCGCTTCGTGCACCGCGAGTACATCGACACCGCCGTCGACGGCGAGCAGATCCGGGCCATCCTCGGGGTGCCGCTGGAGGTCGAGGGCACCGTGATCGGGGCGCTGCTCGCGGTGCACCGCCGGGTGCGGCCGTTCCCGGCCGACGAGGTGACGCTGCTGACCTCCTTCGCGGCCCACGCCGCGGTGGCGCTGGAGAACGCGCGGCTGTTCCAGCAAGCGCGCGACGCCGCGGCCGCGGCGGACGCGGCGAGCGCCGAGCTGCGGGCTCGCGCCGCGGCCACGGAGCGCGCCGCGCACGCCCACGACCTGCTGACCGACGTGTTGCTGCACCGCGGCGGCGTGGTCGAGGTCGGACAGGTGCTGGCCGAGGTGCTCGGCGGCCACGTCGAGGCGTACGACGAGGACGACCGCCAGCTCGCCGGGCAGCCGGCCGCGCCGCCGGACGGTCTGGCCGACGCCGTCGCCCGGGCCCGGACCTCGGGACGTTGCACCCGCACCGACGCGGGGGTCTGGGTCGCCGCGGCCACCGCGGGCGACGAGCACCTCGCCACCCTGGTGCTGCGCACCGACGGCCCGATGGGGCTGCCCGAGCGGCGCACCCTGGAGCGGGCCGCGCTCGTGACGGCGATGGTGCTGCTCTTCGGCCGCAGCGAGGCCGAGGCCGAGAGCCGGGTGCGCGGCGAGCTGGTGGCCGACCTGCTGGCCGCCCGGTCGCAGGACCCGGAGCGGCTGCGGGTGCGGGCGCGGCAGCAGGGGGCCGACGTGGACGGCGACCTGGCCGTGGCCGTCGCCCGGCACGCCTCCGAGCGCGCCGGGCAGCGCGTCGTCGGCAGCCTGGCGCGCGAGCTGCGCGGGCTCGGGACGGTCCACGAGGGCCAGGTGGTGCTGGTCGCGCGCGCCGAGCCGGTGGCGCTGGGGGAGCAGCTCCGCGACCGGCTGGGCGGTGCCACCGTCGGGGTCAGCCACGTCGAGGGCGGGCTCACCGGGGTGGCCGCCGCGTGGCGGGAGGCCCGCCGGACCCTGGGGGTGCTCTACCGCCTGGGCCGCACCGGCGAGGTGGGTGACCCCGCAGCGCTGGGGCTGGCCCGGTTGCTGCTCGGCGACAACGGGCCCGCGGAGGTCGAGGAGTTCGTCGACCGCACCATCGGCCCGCTGCTGCGCTACGACGCCGAGCGCGACACCCGGTTGGTCGAGACGCTCGCGGTCTGGCTCGACGCCAGCGGCGGCCTGCGCGACACCGCGGAGCGGCTGCACGTGCATCCCAACACCGTCACCCAGCGGCTGGACCGGGTGGGCCGGCTGCTCGGCCCCGACTGGCGCCAGGGCGCCCGGCGGCTCGACGTGCACCTGGCGGTGCAGACGCACCGTCTCCGCGACCTCATGTGA
- a CDS encoding helicase-associated domain-containing protein, whose translation MSTAAPRSLADQLRGWPDERLAALLLARPDLATPAPHDSSQLAARVVVRSSVLRALDGLDLLELTVLQALVQQTDPHDLPAAAGSVDAALDRLDLLALVWGTPSRPVSVVTDLLAVPPGPDAARVPDLLAGLDPQARAILDHLVTTLADGRWGGRPGPTADLVAAGLLARRDERHVVVPWTVRLGWYAAAEHPLDAPPALATSDRGAALVDRAAAGAAFEAVRRTELLLDRWGTHAPPALKGGGLGVRELKATTGLLHVESDVAALVVETAAAAGLLAQGMTDDLDGAWLPTEAYDAWLVGDAAHRWLRLARAWLDSPRLVSLVGARVADKPVNALSPDLERSWLRDLRHDVLAELATLPPGEVLAPVTGVPSLVERLRWRRPRRPASRWQQVAPLLAQAALLGLTGLDGPPDHARRLLAGDEQGEVVDALAALLPTPVDQVLLQADLTAVAPGPLEHDVARRLAMVADVESRGGATVYRFAGSSVRRAFDAGWSAAEVHDFVGSVSRTPVPQSLTYLVDDVSRRFGTLRAGRAESFLRSDDETALTELLHAPGAATLRLRRLAPTVLVSDVALGTLLPRLRELGLAPVVEAADGTVQVARPDVFRARAPRRGSPPAVRTAARTGAVVAAVRSGDRTTRTRTGRTLSASTPADVIALLREAVETRGELVIGYVGNDGTVAERVVTPVRVEGGQLTAYDERSDADRTFAVHRITAVTRQPG comes from the coding sequence ATGTCCACCGCCGCCCCCCGCTCCCTCGCCGACCAGCTCCGCGGCTGGCCCGACGAGCGGCTGGCGGCGCTCCTCCTCGCCCGTCCCGACCTCGCCACCCCGGCGCCGCACGACTCCTCGCAGCTCGCCGCGCGGGTGGTGGTCCGCAGCTCGGTGCTGCGCGCGCTCGACGGCCTCGACCTGCTCGAGCTGACCGTGCTGCAGGCGCTGGTGCAGCAGACCGACCCCCACGACCTGCCGGCGGCCGCCGGGTCGGTCGACGCGGCGCTCGACCGGCTCGACCTGCTGGCGCTGGTGTGGGGCACCCCCTCGCGGCCGGTCAGCGTGGTCACCGACCTGCTCGCCGTGCCCCCCGGTCCCGACGCCGCGCGCGTCCCCGACCTGCTCGCGGGCCTCGACCCGCAGGCCCGGGCCATCCTCGACCACCTCGTGACCACCCTGGCCGACGGCCGCTGGGGCGGGCGCCCCGGCCCGACCGCCGACCTCGTCGCCGCGGGCCTGCTGGCCCGGCGCGACGAGCGCCACGTCGTGGTGCCGTGGACCGTCCGGCTCGGGTGGTACGCCGCCGCCGAGCACCCGCTCGACGCCCCGCCCGCCCTGGCCACCTCCGACCGGGGCGCGGCGCTCGTCGACCGGGCCGCCGCCGGCGCCGCCTTCGAGGCCGTACGACGCACCGAGCTGCTCCTCGACCGCTGGGGCACCCACGCCCCACCGGCGCTCAAGGGCGGCGGCCTCGGCGTCCGCGAGCTGAAGGCGACCACCGGGCTGCTCCACGTCGAGAGCGACGTCGCCGCCCTGGTCGTCGAGACCGCCGCCGCCGCCGGGTTGCTCGCCCAGGGCATGACCGACGACCTCGACGGGGCCTGGCTGCCGACCGAGGCGTACGACGCGTGGCTGGTCGGCGACGCCGCCCACCGCTGGCTGCGGCTGGCGCGGGCCTGGCTCGACTCGCCGCGCCTGGTCTCGCTCGTCGGCGCCCGCGTGGCCGACAAGCCCGTCAACGCCCTCTCCCCCGACCTCGAGCGCAGCTGGCTGCGCGACCTGCGCCACGACGTGCTCGCCGAGCTGGCGACGCTGCCGCCGGGCGAGGTGCTGGCCCCGGTCACCGGTGTCCCGTCGCTCGTCGAGCGGCTGCGCTGGCGTCGCCCCCGCCGGCCCGCGTCGCGCTGGCAGCAGGTCGCCCCGCTGCTCGCCCAGGCCGCGCTGCTGGGGCTCACCGGGCTCGACGGCCCGCCCGACCACGCGCGCCGCCTGCTCGCCGGCGACGAGCAGGGCGAGGTCGTCGACGCCCTCGCCGCGCTGCTGCCGACCCCCGTCGACCAGGTGCTGCTCCAGGCCGACCTCACCGCCGTCGCCCCGGGTCCGCTCGAGCACGACGTCGCGCGGCGGCTGGCGATGGTGGCCGACGTCGAGTCGCGCGGCGGCGCCACCGTCTACCGCTTCGCCGGCTCCTCGGTGCGACGCGCCTTCGACGCGGGCTGGTCCGCGGCCGAGGTCCACGACTTCGTCGGCAGCGTCTCGCGCACCCCCGTGCCGCAGTCGCTGACCTACCTCGTCGACGACGTCTCGCGCCGGTTCGGCACGCTGCGCGCCGGCCGCGCCGAGTCGTTCCTGCGCAGCGACGACGAGACCGCGCTGACCGAGCTGCTCCACGCCCCCGGCGCGGCCACGCTGCGGCTGCGCCGGCTCGCCCCGACGGTGCTGGTCTCCGACGTCGCGCTCGGCACGCTCCTGCCCCGGCTCCGCGAGCTCGGCCTCGCGCCCGTCGTCGAGGCCGCCGACGGCACCGTCCAGGTCGCCCGCCCCGACGTCTTCCGGGCCCGCGCCCCGCGACGCGGCTCCCCGCCGGCGGTCCGCACCGCCGCCCGCACCGGCGCCGTGGTCGCAGCCGTCCGCTCCGGCGACCGCACCACCCGCACCCGGACCGGGCGCACCCTGAGCGCCTCCACCCCCGCCGACGTGATCGCCCTGCTCCGCGAGGCCGTCGAGACCCGCGGCGAGCTGGTCATCGGCTACGTCGGCAACGACGGCACCGTCGCCGAGCGCGTCGTGACGCCCGTCCGCGTCGAGGGCGGCCAGCTCACGGCGTACGACGAGCGCAGCGACGCCGACCGCACCTTCGCCGTCCACCGCATCACCGCCGTCACCCGCCAGCCGGGGTAG